The genomic stretch TGACGCCGCGGTTCGAGAGCACGACCTTCGTGAGCGACGATGCCCTGTCGCTGCCCGCCTTCCAGCAGGCGATCACACGGCTTGCCCCGAGCCTCGTCCGCGCCAAGGGATTCGTCTGTTTCGCCGACCATCCGGGACGGCCCATGCTGTTCCAGCTCGTCGGCGACCGGGCGACGCTCGGTCCCGCGCCGGCAGGGGCTGAACCCGGCGCGACGCGCCTGGTGCTGATCGCCGAGATGGGTCGGCTGGCCGCCAGCGGTGCCGAGGACGCGCTGCACCGTTGCGTCGCCGCCACGCCGGGCTGATGCGGTGCAACCGGCGATTGACTTCGCCGCGCATCAGGCGGTAGCAGACAGGTCATGTGGCTTTTCCGTGGCGGCAGGTTCCGGATCGCGCGCAGCGTTCTCGCTGCGGCGCTGATCTATGTCGTCGCCGCCACCGGCATGCTCGGCTCCATCGCGCGGGCCGCCAGCGGGCTGGAATCCTCCGGCTTCGTGGTCATCTGCACCATGGAGGGCACCGGGATCGCGGCCGATGGCTCCGGCCCGGTCACCAAGGCGCAGACCGCCCAGCATTGCGGCCTCTGCCAGGCAGGCACCGCCATGGCGACGCCGCCTGTCTCCGAGGGCGTGCCCGTCGCGGAGCCCGTCCCGGCGCCGCCGCCCCTCGCCCGCCCGGCCCTGCTCGCACCCGTCCGCTCCTTCGAGGGCTGGATCGGCACGCGGCCACCGCGCGCACCCCCTTTCGCCGTCTGATCACGACCTGAACCTTCGGGAACGGCCTGCGCGGCCGTCCCGCGTCGTCATCCCACGTCGAAACGCACGATCATGAACCGCATCTCTCCGACGCGTGCGGGGCTTCTCGCCCTTGCCGCGGCCTCGCCGCTTGCCATCGCGCCCGCCCAGGCCCAGACCACCGAACTGCCGACCATCACCATCGAGGGCCAGCCCTCCGGGACGGGGAGCGGCGGCAGCCTCACCTCCCCCGCCATCGAGACGCAGCGCCGCGCCGTGAACAGCACGGCCGGCTCGGTCTCGCATATCGATGCCGAGACCACCCGCAACAGGTACGCAACTAACCTGCGCGACGTGCTGCAGGACACGCCCGGCATCCTCGTGCAGAACCGCTACAGCCAGGAGATCCGGCTCTCGATCCGCGGCTCGGGCCTGGCCCGCGCGTTCCACACCCGCGGCATCGAGATCCTGCAGGACGGCGTGCCGACCAACCTCGCCGACGGCTCCGGCGACTTCTACCAGATCGACCCGCTGGCCCTGCGCGCCATCGAGGTCTTCCGCGGTGGCAATGCCCTGCCCTTCGGCTCGTCGACGCTCGGCGGTGCCATCAACTTCGTGACGCCGACTGCCTACACCGCGACTGCGCCGAACGTGTTCAGCATCGAGGCTGGCTCCTTCGGCACGATCCGCGGCCATGGCGCGGTGTCGCGCGTCATGGGTGACTGGGACTTCCACGCCTCCGGCACCGTCACCCATTCGGACGGTTGGCGCGCCCACGAGCAGCAGACCCTCGGACAGTTCAACGCCAATGTGGGCCGTCGCATCTCCGATCGCATCGAGACGCGGTTCTATGTCGGCGCCTACTACACGGACGTGAAGCTGCCGGGCTCGCTCACCTATGGCGCGGCAATGACCAATCCGCGCCAGGCCTCCGCCACGGCGCTCTCCGGCGACCAGGCCCGCAACACCTATGTCCAGCGATTCGCCAACGTCACCTCGATCAAGCTGGACATCGGCCAGCTCGACATCACCTCGTGGGTCATCCACAAGCACCTGAACCATCCGATTTTCCAGGTGCTCGACCAGGACGGCTGGACCTACGGTATCTCGCCGCGCTTCACCGGCTCCTTCAATCTCGGCGGCTATCGCAACGATATCGTCGTCGGAGCGCGAATCTTCGCCGGCAACAACCAGGCGCTCCAGTTCGTCAACCCGAACAACGGTACCGGCGATCGGCGCGCGCAGACGGTGAACGCCCGCCAGATCGCCTCCAACTACGAAGCGTGGTTCGAGAACCGCTTCTTCGTCCTGCCGCAGCTGGCGCTGACCGCCGGCCTCAAGGCCTATGTGGCGAAGCGCGACTTCTCCGGGCGATTGAACATGAACAACACCCCCGTGGCGGTGGACACCGGCGTCACCTATTCCGGGGTGAACCCGCGCGTGGGCCTGCTCTGGGAGCCGCTACGCGATGTCCAGGTCTTCGCCAACATCACCCGCTCCGCCGATGTGCCGGATTTCTCCGACCTCACGCAGACGACGGCGACCACGACCGCCTTCGTACCCCTGAAGGCGCAGACCGGCACCACCTATGAGGTCGGCACCCGCGGCCGCTACGGCGCCTTCACCTGGGAGGCGACCGCCTACCGGGCTGACCTGCGCAACCAGATGCTGCAGTTCAACTTGGATGTAGGCATTCCCGCCACGACCTTCAACGCGCCCCGCACGCAGCTTCAGGGTGTCGAGTTCGCGGCCAGCATCGACCTGTCGCGGAACCTGACCGGCCATGACGACCGTCTGACGCTGAAGCAGGTCTGGACCTGGTCGGACTTCCGCTTCGTGAACGACCCGACCTACGGCAACAACCGCCTGCCGCTGGTGCCCCAGCATGTGCTGCGGACCTCGCTGACCTATGCCCATCCCGCCGGCTTCTCGATCACCCCGGCCATCGACATCGTCCCGCAGGGCGCAATCATCGATTATAGCAACACGTCCAGTGTGCCGGGCTATGCGCTGTTCGGGGTGAGCGCGGCGGCGAAGCTGCCGAATGGCGGCGAAGCCTTCGTCGACATCCGCAACATCGCGGACAAGCGGTACATCTCCGACTTCGGTCCGGTGGTGCGGTACAATTCGGCGAGCACCGCCACCTTCTTTCCGGGCACCGGCCGCAGCGTCTACGGGGGAGTCCGGGTGAAGTTTTGATGTAATGTTGTATCATCGGCCGGGGCACCCACGCCCCGGCCATCCCCGCCACGCGCCAGGACCCCACGCGCCAGGACCCCATGCGCCTCGACACCGACATCGCCGTGCTGGATGAACCGGCCCCGCAAGGGGTCGCGGTCCCGGCCGTGCGCGTTTCGGCGCAGCCGGTCGAGGGCGCGGTAGCGCCCGCCGTGGCGGCCCTTGTCGCGGCCCCATCCGCCGAAACGGCCCCGCTTCCGGTGGTGCCGGAGGGCACGGCCATCGCCATCGCCTCACGCTGGCGGCTGCTGCTCGGGCTCACCGCCATCGTCTCGGTGGCCTTCCATGGGGCCGTCATCGCCGCCTTCATGACCATGACCACCACACCCCCACAGCGGCCCGAGCTGCCCGCGATCGAGGTGGAGATGGTCGAGGCGGATGCCGAGCCGCCGCCGGCTGCGGCTGCGGCTGCGACCGAGGCCGCGCCATTGGAGACGGCTCCGGTGGAGACGGCTCCGGAAACGTCGGCCCCCATGGCTCTCGCCGACATTGCGCCGCCGCCGGTGGAGGAGATCCCGCTGCCGCCCGATCTCGTGCCGCCGCCGGTGGCAGAGACTCCCGCGCCGATGGACGTCGCGGAAGCGCCGCGGCCTGCCGAGGCACCGCGGCCGCCGGAGCCGCTGGTGGAACGTCCGATCGTCGTCGAGCCGCCCCCCGAGATCCCGGCGCTGTCGGCCGAACTGACGCCCTCGCCGCCGGTCACGGCCCCTCCGCTCGCGCAACCGCCCGCGCCCCCCGTCGCCCAGCCGCGCCGGGAGCCACCGCCACGGCCGGTCGTGCGCCGCGAGGAGCCGGCGCGCGAGCGGGTCGCCCGACCCGCCCCACCGCGCCAGCCAAGCCCGCCATCGGCGGCCTCGGAAGGGCGCGGGGTCACCGCACGGGCGACACCACGGACATCGTCACCGCCACCGAGCTATCTTGCGCTCGTCATGGCGCAGCTCCATCGCGCCAAGCCGGCCAGCGCGGGCCAGACAGGCCGCGCCGTGGTGCGCTTTTCCATCCTGCGATCCGGCGCAGCCGGCGGCGTCAGCCTCGCCAGTTCCTCCGGCAATACAATCGTCGACCAGGCGGCCGTCGCCATGGTCCGCCGCGCCGCTCCTTTCCCACCGCTGCCGGCCGAGTACGGCCCGGCAGTCATGCCCCTCACCGTTCCCGTCGCGTTCCGTTGATCCAAGGTCTTGCCATGTCACGTCTTTTCCCGGCCGCCCTGCTGGCTCTCATCGTCACCAGCCCCGCGACCGCCCACATCACGCTGGAGACCGGCTCGACCGCTCCAGGCTCCTACAAGGCGGTGCTGCGGGTGCCCCATGGCTGCGGCACGCAGGCCACCACCGGCATCACCGTGACGATCCCGGAAGGGGTGCATTCGGTGAAGCCGCAGCCGAAGCCCGGCTGGACGCTGGCGACGACGGTGCGTCCCTATCAGCGGACCTATACCAATCACGGCCGCGAGGTTCGGCAGGGCGTGCAGGAAATCCGCTGGTCCGGCGGCTCGCTGCCCAACGAGCACTATGACGAGTTCGTCTTCATCGGGCAGATCGACGCCTCGCTCGCGACGGCCGGGACCGTCCATTTCCCGGTCGTTCAGACCTGCGCCGGTGGCGAGCATCGCTGGACCGAAATCCCCGCGGCGGGCAGCCAGGCACGCCTCGCCTCGCCGGCCCCGAGCCTGCGCATCGTCGCGGCGGCAGCCCCGGCGCCCGCCACGGTCCAGCACGGCGCGCTGCGCAT from Phreatobacter oligotrophus encodes the following:
- a CDS encoding energy transducer TonB family protein — protein: MRLDTDIAVLDEPAPQGVAVPAVRVSAQPVEGAVAPAVAALVAAPSAETAPLPVVPEGTAIAIASRWRLLLGLTAIVSVAFHGAVIAAFMTMTTTPPQRPELPAIEVEMVEADAEPPPAAAAAATEAAPLETAPVETAPETSAPMALADIAPPPVEEIPLPPDLVPPPVAETPAPMDVAEAPRPAEAPRPPEPLVERPIVVEPPPEIPALSAELTPSPPVTAPPLAQPPAPPVAQPRREPPPRPVVRREEPARERVARPAPPRQPSPPSAASEGRGVTARATPRTSSPPPSYLALVMAQLHRAKPASAGQTGRAVVRFSILRSGAAGGVSLASSSGNTIVDQAAVAMVRRAAPFPPLPAEYGPAVMPLTVPVAFR
- a CDS encoding DUF2946 family protein, coding for MWLFRGGRFRIARSVLAAALIYVVAATGMLGSIARAASGLESSGFVVICTMEGTGIAADGSGPVTKAQTAQHCGLCQAGTAMATPPVSEGVPVAEPVPAPPPLARPALLAPVRSFEGWIGTRPPRAPPFAV
- a CDS encoding TonB-dependent receptor family protein, producing the protein MNRISPTRAGLLALAAASPLAIAPAQAQTTELPTITIEGQPSGTGSGGSLTSPAIETQRRAVNSTAGSVSHIDAETTRNRYATNLRDVLQDTPGILVQNRYSQEIRLSIRGSGLARAFHTRGIEILQDGVPTNLADGSGDFYQIDPLALRAIEVFRGGNALPFGSSTLGGAINFVTPTAYTATAPNVFSIEAGSFGTIRGHGAVSRVMGDWDFHASGTVTHSDGWRAHEQQTLGQFNANVGRRISDRIETRFYVGAYYTDVKLPGSLTYGAAMTNPRQASATALSGDQARNTYVQRFANVTSIKLDIGQLDITSWVIHKHLNHPIFQVLDQDGWTYGISPRFTGSFNLGGYRNDIVVGARIFAGNNQALQFVNPNNGTGDRRAQTVNARQIASNYEAWFENRFFVLPQLALTAGLKAYVAKRDFSGRLNMNNTPVAVDTGVTYSGVNPRVGLLWEPLRDVQVFANITRSADVPDFSDLTQTTATTTAFVPLKAQTGTTYEVGTRGRYGAFTWEATAYRADLRNQMLQFNLDVGIPATTFNAPRTQLQGVEFAASIDLSRNLTGHDDRLTLKQVWTWSDFRFVNDPTYGNNRLPLVPQHVLRTSLTYAHPAGFSITPAIDIVPQGAIIDYSNTSSVPGYALFGVSAAAKLPNGGEAFVDIRNIADKRYISDFGPVVRYNSASTATFFPGTGRSVYGGVRVKF
- a CDS encoding DUF1775 domain-containing protein, with the translated sequence MSRLFPAALLALIVTSPATAHITLETGSTAPGSYKAVLRVPHGCGTQATTGITVTIPEGVHSVKPQPKPGWTLATTVRPYQRTYTNHGREVRQGVQEIRWSGGSLPNEHYDEFVFIGQIDASLATAGTVHFPVVQTCAGGEHRWTEIPAAGSQARLASPAPSLRIVAAAAPAPATVQHGALRIGQAWTRATPGGARVAGGYLTVTNTGTTPDRLVGGAAAFAERVEIHEMATQNGVMTMRPITGGLAIAPGQTVELKPGGLHVMFMGLNRPLAEGQSVTVTLEFETAGKIDINLAVGGLGARSAPAGEHHHH